In one window of Azoarcus olearius DNA:
- the rpoE gene encoding RNA polymerase sigma factor RpoE: MSDREIDQQLVERVQRGDKQAFGLLVSKYQRKLHRLLSRLIRDPAEVEDVAQETFIKAYRALGSFRGDSAFYTWLYRIGINTAKNYLVSQGRRAPTSTGFDSEEAETFEDGDQLRDINTPERLMMTQQIGETVDAAMAGLPEELRTAIMLREFEGLSYEEIANIMDCPIGTVRSRIFRAREAIAERLRPLLDTAPDKRW; this comes from the coding sequence ATGAGCGATCGCGAAATCGATCAGCAACTTGTCGAACGCGTGCAGCGTGGCGACAAGCAGGCCTTCGGCTTGTTGGTTTCCAAATACCAGCGCAAGCTGCATCGGCTGCTTTCGAGGCTGATCCGTGATCCGGCCGAGGTCGAGGACGTGGCGCAGGAGACCTTCATCAAGGCCTACCGTGCGCTCGGTTCCTTTCGCGGGGACAGCGCCTTCTACACCTGGCTCTACCGCATCGGAATCAACACGGCGAAGAATTACCTCGTGTCCCAGGGGCGGCGTGCGCCGACCTCCACGGGGTTCGACTCGGAGGAAGCTGAAACTTTCGAGGACGGGGATCAGCTGCGCGACATCAACACGCCGGAGCGCTTGATGATGACGCAGCAGATCGGGGAAACGGTCGACGCGGCGATGGCGGGGCTTCCCGAAGAATTGCGGACGGCGATCATGCTGCGCGAGTTCGAGGGGCTGAGCTACGAAGAGATCGCCAACATCATGGATTGCCCGATAGGGACGGTGCGGTCGCGGATCTTCCGTGCCCGCGAAGCGATTGCAGAACGGTTGCGCCCGCTGCTCGACACGGCGCCGGACAAACGTTGGTAG
- a CDS encoding sigma-E factor negative regulatory protein, producing the protein MKEKLSALLDGVLDEHAVAPTLNGLRSDSALRKEWDAYCLIGDVLRGDYHGAPDFVDKVMARVDAEPVVLAPRLAAARSRGGWRVALPLAASVMGVAAVGWVAANLHSARGDASAPLQMQRMASAPVGTAVPATVTRAPVSQGEAHREYVFAHQSMTAGGPIPGAVQYVRTVTETQQGAGQ; encoded by the coding sequence ATGAAGGAAAAACTCTCGGCTTTGCTCGACGGCGTTCTCGATGAACATGCCGTGGCTCCCACGCTGAACGGCTTGCGTAGCGACAGCGCGCTGCGCAAGGAATGGGACGCCTATTGCCTCATCGGAGATGTATTGAGAGGCGATTACCACGGGGCGCCCGATTTTGTCGACAAGGTCATGGCTCGGGTCGATGCCGAGCCGGTTGTGCTTGCGCCGCGTCTTGCCGCCGCGCGGTCCCGTGGCGGCTGGCGCGTCGCGCTGCCGCTGGCGGCTTCGGTCATGGGGGTTGCAGCGGTAGGCTGGGTCGCCGCCAACCTGCACTCCGCCCGCGGCGACGCTTCCGCGCCGCTGCAGATGCAACGCATGGCAAGCGCCCCCGTCGGCACCGCGGTGCCGGCAACGGTGACGCGGGCGCCGGTCTCCCAGGGAGAGGCGCATCGGGAATACGTGTTCGCTCACCAGTCCATGACGGCCGGCGGTCCGATTCCCGGCGCCGTTCAGTATGTCAGGACGGTCACCGAGACCCAGCAGGGCGCAGGACAATGA
- a CDS encoding MucB/RseB C-terminal domain-containing protein has protein sequence MKRWFAAAGLCLALLPGAAQAEAPSDPLGWLNRIASAGQRLNYVGTFVYQSGKHFETSRIAHRVDSSGEYERLEVLDGSPREVIRNSGEVRCVLPDQKTVIIDRPGGRRAFPARLPSSFSNLGESYRIRKGEVHRIAGLEAQAILLEPKDDLRYGHALWAEVQSGLLLKSRLLDERGEIIEQFVFNDVRIGGNISPDLLKPRYVSTDDWRVVQARGSDVPRSEAGWALRTPLPGFTLQSVVKRPLGRERGDVVQMVYGDGLASISLFIEPAASDSAAAVLGAQTSGAINIYKRVAGAHLITVLGEVPMRTIQRLGDGMEFVGQ, from the coding sequence ATGAAACGATGGTTTGCGGCGGCGGGGCTTTGTCTGGCCCTGCTCCCGGGGGCGGCTCAGGCCGAGGCGCCTTCCGACCCGCTCGGCTGGCTGAACAGGATCGCCTCGGCTGGGCAGCGGCTGAACTACGTCGGCACCTTCGTTTACCAGTCCGGCAAGCACTTCGAAACGTCGAGAATCGCCCATCGGGTGGATTCCTCCGGCGAGTACGAACGACTGGAAGTGCTCGACGGCAGCCCGCGCGAGGTCATCCGCAACAGTGGCGAGGTCCGCTGCGTGTTGCCGGACCAGAAGACCGTGATCATCGATCGCCCCGGTGGTCGGCGTGCATTTCCGGCCCGTCTGCCTTCGTCGTTCTCGAACCTGGGGGAAAGCTACCGGATCCGCAAGGGCGAGGTGCATCGGATTGCGGGTCTCGAGGCGCAGGCCATCCTTCTGGAACCCAAGGATGATCTCCGCTACGGCCATGCGCTGTGGGCCGAGGTCCAGTCGGGCCTGTTGCTGAAATCCCGTCTGCTGGACGAGCGCGGCGAAATCATCGAGCAGTTTGTGTTCAACGACGTGCGCATCGGCGGCAACATCAGTCCGGATCTGCTCAAACCGCGTTATGTCAGCACCGACGACTGGCGTGTCGTCCAGGCGCGCGGAAGCGACGTCCCGCGCAGCGAAGCCGGCTGGGCACTGCGCACCCCCTTGCCCGGCTTCACGCTGCAGTCGGTGGTCAAGCGTCCTCTTGGTCGGGAGCGCGGCGATGTCGTGCAGATGGTCTATGGCGACGGCCTTGCGTCGATTTCGCTCTTCATCGAGCCCGCCGCGTCCGACAGCGCGGCAGCCGTGCTCGGTGCGCAGACCAGCGGGGCGATCAACATCTACAAACGGGTAGCAGGCGCCCACCTGATCACCGTGTTGGGCGAGGTCCCGATGCGTACGATCCAGCGCCTCGGCGACGGTATGGAGTTCGTCGGTCAGTGA
- a CDS encoding SoxR reducing system RseC family protein produces the protein MRAPAEVVAVRGGSAWVKVTRTGGCGRCDEPGGCRSFSLDQAFGRRDALFRLPNDIDARPGDRVDVLIAEGAPLRAALRSYGLGTVAVLVGAAVGAAVGESAPDLFAATGAAAGLGLAALLVRLAGRWWPYSAVQLARPACSGGQS, from the coding sequence ATGCGCGCACCGGCTGAGGTGGTCGCGGTCCGTGGTGGATCCGCGTGGGTTAAGGTCACACGCACCGGCGGTTGCGGACGGTGCGACGAGCCAGGCGGCTGCCGCTCGTTCTCGCTCGACCAGGCCTTCGGGCGACGCGACGCACTGTTTCGGCTGCCCAACGATATCGACGCCCGCCCGGGCGACAGGGTCGACGTGCTGATTGCCGAGGGCGCACCCCTGCGGGCGGCCCTGCGCAGCTATGGGTTGGGGACGGTCGCGGTGCTGGTCGGCGCCGCAGTCGGTGCGGCAGTCGGTGAAAGCGCCCCCGATCTGTTCGCAGCGACCGGGGCCGCGGCCGGTCTCGGCCTGGCGGCCTTGCTGGTCCGGCTGGCCGGGCGCTGGTGGCCGTATTCGGCGGTACAGCTTGCCCGCCCCGCTTGCAGCGGAGGGCAGTCATGA
- a CDS encoding Do family serine endopeptidase — protein MKGRLLRWLSACLLLPFAPVGLAASPANLPDFTALVERQGAAVVNVSTSQTRQASPSVPRGLDENDPMFDFFRRFVPRHPRTPELDPENRSLGTGFIISADGYILTNAHVVDEAEEILVRLADKREFVATVVGADARSDVALIKIEAAGLPKVVLGDPGRLKVGEWVLAIGSPFGFEQTVTAGIVSAKGRSLPDENFVPFIQTDVAINPGNSGGPLFNLRGEVVGINSQIYSQTGGFMGLSFSIPIDVAMDVQQQLRAHGRVQRGRIGVAIQEVSRELAESFSLPRAAGALVSGVEAGGPAGQAGVEQGDVIVRFDGKSVEASTDLPRIVSASRPGGRVAMQLFRQGALREVTVTVGEWRDSAEPVKKPVVAARASTINSLGLQLVAPTGAQRREQGVEHGLLVERVAGPAARAELRPGDLVLALVSNGRQSALRSLEDFSRQLTTFKPGQQITLLVKRGEATSYVSVRAEK, from the coding sequence ATGAAGGGGCGGTTGCTGCGCTGGTTGAGCGCCTGTCTGTTGCTGCCGTTTGCGCCGGTGGGTCTCGCCGCAAGCCCGGCCAACCTTCCCGATTTCACCGCCCTGGTCGAGCGCCAGGGCGCGGCGGTGGTCAACGTCAGTACTTCGCAGACCCGGCAGGCGTCGCCGTCGGTACCGCGGGGACTCGACGAAAACGACCCGATGTTCGATTTCTTCCGCCGTTTCGTCCCGCGGCACCCCCGTACGCCCGAACTCGATCCCGAGAACCGTTCGCTGGGCACCGGTTTCATCATCAGCGCCGACGGCTACATCCTGACGAATGCCCATGTGGTGGATGAGGCCGAGGAAATCCTCGTGCGGCTGGCTGACAAACGCGAGTTCGTCGCCACGGTGGTCGGGGCGGATGCGCGTAGCGATGTCGCGTTGATCAAGATCGAAGCTGCCGGTCTGCCCAAGGTGGTGCTCGGAGACCCGGGGCGGCTGAAGGTGGGCGAATGGGTCTTGGCGATCGGCTCGCCGTTCGGCTTTGAACAGACCGTGACCGCCGGCATTGTCAGCGCCAAGGGACGCAGCCTGCCCGACGAGAATTTCGTGCCCTTCATCCAGACGGACGTGGCGATCAACCCGGGCAACTCCGGCGGGCCGCTGTTCAATCTGCGTGGCGAGGTGGTCGGCATCAACTCACAGATCTACAGCCAGACCGGCGGCTTCATGGGGCTGTCGTTCTCGATCCCGATCGACGTCGCGATGGATGTCCAGCAGCAGCTGCGCGCTCACGGCCGGGTGCAACGCGGCCGTATCGGTGTGGCCATCCAGGAGGTGTCGCGCGAGCTGGCGGAGAGCTTCAGCCTGCCGCGCGCTGCCGGTGCGTTGGTCAGCGGTGTGGAGGCGGGCGGGCCGGCGGGCCAGGCGGGCGTGGAGCAAGGGGATGTCATCGTTCGTTTCGACGGCAAGAGCGTCGAGGCCTCGACTGACCTGCCGCGCATCGTTTCCGCCAGCCGCCCTGGCGGTCGGGTCGCGATGCAGCTGTTCCGGCAAGGCGCGCTGCGCGAAGTGACGGTCACGGTGGGCGAGTGGCGCGACAGCGCCGAGCCGGTGAAGAAGCCTGTGGTGGCGGCGCGTGCCAGCACGATCAACAGCCTCGGCCTGCAGCTTGTTGCGCCCACGGGCGCGCAGCGGCGGGAACAAGGTGTGGAGCACGGGCTGCTGGTGGAGCGCGTCGCGGGGCCGGCCGCGCGGGCCGAACTGCGGCCGGGCGACCTCGTGCTGGCGCTGGTGAGCAACGGCCGCCAGAGCGCGCTGCGCTCCCTGGAGGATTTCAGTCGCCAGCTCACCACCTTCAAGCCGGGTCAGCAGATCACCTTACTGGTCAAGCGCGGCGAGGCCACCTCTTACGTCAGTGTCCGGGCCGAAAAATGA
- a CDS encoding glutaredoxin family protein — protein MSAREFTVLSREWCHLCHDLVAALAPLAEELGWSYRVVDVDQDPALEARWDELVPVLLHGETELCHYHLDEAAVRAHCGRVGNTL, from the coding sequence ATGAGCGCGCGCGAGTTCACCGTGCTCAGCCGCGAGTGGTGCCACCTGTGCCATGACCTCGTTGCCGCGCTGGCGCCCCTGGCTGAGGAGCTGGGGTGGAGCTACCGCGTGGTCGACGTCGATCAGGATCCGGCACTCGAAGCGCGCTGGGATGAACTCGTCCCGGTGCTGCTGCATGGCGAGACCGAACTCTGCCACTACCACCTGGACGAAGCCGCAGTGCGCGCCCATTGCGGGCGGGTGGGCAACACGCTTTAG
- a CDS encoding LysR family transcriptional regulator gives MDKLKALQYFIAAAQEGSFSGAARRLDVSVPAIAKLIGALERELGANLLDRSTQGLRLTARGSAYLEACAPLLDELADADRLAAAAETDTPRRLAVGAPALFTRLHLIPALARFHDRHPHARIELRAIDHLKVTEAQAQGLDVLLIHGWPSTGEMIQRRLAQSRLIVCGSPAYWKRHGLPLRPRELAAHQCLLVRSPEGVLLDFWRHQRDGETEEVAVSGWLTSENRDHVLQAVLDGQGIGRFADLAVWPHVKEGRLQPVLTDWDSRDAPPFSALYRPTARRDPLLQAFIAFAEELFSQLEAECRQAIGARPAATRPGWCEQRQGRASMARTKPVSHG, from the coding sequence ATGGACAAGCTGAAGGCATTGCAGTACTTCATCGCCGCCGCGCAGGAAGGCAGCTTCTCCGGCGCGGCGCGCCGGCTCGATGTCAGCGTGCCGGCCATCGCCAAGCTGATCGGCGCGCTCGAACGCGAACTCGGGGCGAATCTGCTCGACCGCAGCACGCAGGGTCTGCGGCTCACCGCCCGCGGCTCCGCGTATCTGGAAGCGTGCGCCCCGCTACTGGATGAGCTGGCGGATGCCGACCGTCTCGCGGCGGCGGCCGAGACCGACACCCCACGCCGCCTCGCGGTGGGAGCGCCCGCCCTCTTCACGCGTCTGCATTTGATTCCCGCCCTCGCGCGCTTTCACGACCGCCACCCTCATGCCCGCATCGAATTGCGCGCAATCGATCATCTCAAGGTCACCGAGGCGCAGGCTCAGGGGCTGGACGTACTCCTGATCCACGGCTGGCCAAGCACCGGCGAGATGATTCAGCGCCGCCTGGCGCAGAGCCGGCTCATTGTGTGCGGCAGCCCGGCCTACTGGAAGCGCCACGGCCTTCCGCTGCGCCCGCGCGAGCTGGCTGCCCATCAGTGCCTGCTGGTGCGCTCGCCGGAAGGCGTGCTGCTCGACTTCTGGCGCCATCAGCGCGACGGCGAAACCGAAGAGGTTGCAGTCAGCGGCTGGCTGACCAGTGAAAATCGGGACCATGTCCTGCAGGCCGTGCTCGACGGCCAGGGCATCGGCCGTTTCGCCGATCTGGCGGTGTGGCCACACGTGAAGGAAGGCCGGCTCCAGCCGGTGCTGACGGATTGGGACAGCCGCGACGCTCCGCCCTTCAGCGCGCTCTATCGGCCCACGGCGCGCCGCGACCCGCTGCTGCAGGCCTTCATCGCTTTTGCCGAAGAGTTGTTCAGCCAGTTGGAGGCCGAATGCCGGCAGGCGATCGGCGCGCGCCCGGCTGCCACGCGGCCCGGCTGGTGCGAGCAACGGCAGGGCCGGGCGTCGATGGCACGGACCAAACCGGTATCACACGGCTGA
- a CDS encoding tripartite tricarboxylate transporter substrate binding protein: protein MRMRALLLSLAVGLSVSAAPASAQSAFPAKPVRLVVPLPAGGPTDFLARSVAEGLSSRLGQPVVVENKPGADGAIAAREVIASPADGHTLLFAVASMVAVPLQSKPPAFDWAAALTPVGKVGRLGFCLMVHPDVPAQSLAEFVAYARARPEHLNFGSSTLGELMAATSFMKATGVRMTRVAYKGGMQAMPDLLAGRIQVMVAPLTLAQPHAAGGAVRVVAVLTPERSKLFPDVPTLAEAGYAGLVLPTWQAVFAPAGTPAHVVARLTGELDDVLANPATRLEFERRALTVERAAPAELAAALPAEQTAWATLLSEYRIGSE, encoded by the coding sequence ATGAGAATGCGTGCTTTGCTGCTCTCCCTCGCCGTTGGACTGAGCGTATCGGCGGCGCCTGCCTCGGCCCAATCGGCTTTTCCGGCCAAACCGGTGCGGCTCGTGGTGCCCTTGCCGGCCGGCGGCCCCACTGATTTTCTCGCCCGCAGCGTGGCTGAAGGCCTGTCATCGCGGCTGGGGCAGCCTGTGGTGGTGGAAAACAAGCCGGGCGCCGACGGCGCAATCGCCGCGCGCGAGGTTATCGCTTCGCCTGCGGATGGCCACACGCTGTTGTTTGCGGTGGCCTCGATGGTTGCGGTTCCGCTGCAAAGCAAGCCGCCCGCCTTCGACTGGGCGGCTGCGCTGACACCTGTAGGCAAGGTGGGGCGGCTCGGGTTCTGCCTGATGGTTCATCCGGATGTTCCCGCTCAGTCCCTCGCCGAGTTCGTTGCGTACGCCCGCGCGAGGCCGGAGCACCTCAATTTCGGAAGTAGCACGCTGGGCGAATTGATGGCGGCGACCTCGTTCATGAAGGCGACCGGCGTCCGGATGACCCGCGTTGCGTACAAGGGCGGCATGCAGGCGATGCCTGACCTGCTCGCCGGCAGAATCCAGGTGATGGTGGCGCCGCTCACCTTGGCCCAGCCTCATGCGGCCGGTGGGGCGGTCCGCGTGGTGGCGGTGCTGACACCCGAACGCAGCAAGCTGTTTCCCGACGTTCCGACACTGGCCGAGGCAGGCTACGCGGGCCTCGTGCTCCCCACCTGGCAGGCCGTGTTCGCGCCCGCAGGCACGCCGGCGCACGTTGTTGCGCGTCTGACGGGCGAGCTTGACGACGTTCTGGCGAATCCAGCGACCCGGCTCGAGTTCGAACGCCGTGCGCTGACGGTGGAGCGCGCTGCGCCGGCGGAACTGGCTGCGGCCCTGCCGGCCGAACAGACGGCGTGGGCGACCCTGCTCTCGGAGTACAGGATCGGTAGCGAGTAG
- the lepA gene encoding translation elongation factor 4: MQHIRNFSIIAHIDHGKSTLADRLIQYCGGLSEREMESQVLDSMDLERERGITIKAQTAALHYRAKDGQRYNLNLIDTPGHVDFSYEVSRSLSACEGALLVVDASQGVEAQTVANCYTALDLNVEVVPVLNKIDLPAADPDNARSEIEDVIGVDASEAVLCSAKTGLGIEEVLEAIVARVPAPKGDPAAPLKALIIDSWFDNYVGVVMLVRVVDGVLKPKDRILLMSTAAQYPCDQVGVFTPKSVAREELSAGEVGFVIAGIKELEAAKVGDTITLATRPAAEPLPGFKEIKPQVFAGLYPVESSEYDQLRDSLEKLRLNDAALQFEPEVSQALGFGFRCGFLGLLHMDIVQERLEREFDMDLITTAPTVVYEVVLNNGDIIHVENPAKLPEVGKYAEIREPIITATIFLPQEYVGPVITLCNLKRGSQIDMRYHGRQVQLIYELPMNEVVMDFFDKLKSVSRGYASLDYEFKEYRSADLVKLDLMVGGEKVDALSVIVHRASAQYRGRELAAKLRGLIPRQMFDVAVQAAIGSHIIARETIKALRKNVLAKCYGGDITRKKKLLEKQKEGKKRMKQVGNVEIPQEAFLAVLRVDEGK, encoded by the coding sequence ATGCAGCACATCCGAAATTTCTCCATCATCGCCCACATCGACCACGGCAAGTCCACGCTGGCCGATCGACTCATCCAGTACTGCGGCGGCCTGTCCGAGCGCGAGATGGAGTCGCAGGTGCTCGATTCGATGGACCTCGAGCGCGAGCGCGGCATCACCATCAAGGCGCAGACCGCGGCGCTTCACTATCGGGCCAAGGATGGCCAGCGCTACAACCTCAACCTGATCGACACCCCGGGGCATGTGGACTTCTCGTATGAAGTGAGCCGCTCCCTGTCCGCCTGCGAAGGCGCGCTGCTGGTGGTCGACGCGTCGCAGGGCGTCGAGGCCCAGACGGTGGCGAACTGCTATACCGCGCTCGACCTGAACGTCGAGGTGGTGCCGGTGCTGAACAAGATCGACCTCCCCGCGGCCGACCCGGACAACGCCCGCAGCGAGATCGAGGACGTCATCGGCGTCGATGCTTCCGAGGCGGTGCTGTGCTCGGCCAAGACCGGCCTCGGCATCGAAGAGGTGCTCGAAGCGATCGTGGCGCGGGTGCCGGCCCCCAAGGGCGACCCGGCTGCACCGCTGAAGGCGCTGATCATCGACTCCTGGTTCGACAACTACGTCGGCGTGGTGATGCTGGTGCGGGTGGTAGACGGCGTGCTCAAGCCCAAGGACCGCATCCTGTTGATGTCGACCGCTGCGCAGTATCCGTGTGACCAGGTCGGCGTGTTTACCCCCAAGTCGGTCGCGCGCGAAGAGCTGTCGGCGGGCGAGGTGGGCTTCGTCATCGCCGGCATCAAGGAACTGGAAGCCGCCAAGGTCGGCGACACGATCACGCTGGCGACGCGGCCCGCGGCCGAGCCGCTCCCCGGCTTCAAGGAAATCAAGCCGCAGGTGTTCGCCGGCCTCTATCCGGTCGAATCCTCCGAGTACGACCAGTTGCGCGATTCGCTCGAAAAGCTGCGCCTGAACGACGCCGCGCTGCAGTTCGAGCCGGAGGTGTCGCAGGCGCTGGGTTTCGGCTTCCGCTGTGGCTTCCTCGGCCTGCTGCACATGGACATCGTGCAGGAGCGCCTGGAGCGCGAGTTCGACATGGACCTGATCACCACGGCGCCGACCGTGGTGTACGAGGTGGTGCTCAACAACGGCGACATCATCCACGTGGAGAATCCGGCCAAGCTGCCGGAGGTCGGCAAGTACGCCGAGATCCGCGAACCCATCATCACCGCCACCATCTTCCTGCCGCAGGAATACGTCGGTCCGGTGATCACGCTGTGCAATCTCAAGCGTGGCTCGCAGATCGACATGCGCTACCACGGCCGTCAGGTGCAGTTGATCTACGAACTGCCGATGAACGAAGTGGTGATGGACTTCTTCGACAAGCTGAAGTCGGTGTCGCGCGGCTACGCCTCGCTCGATTACGAGTTCAAGGAATATCGCAGCGCCGACCTCGTGAAGCTCGACCTGATGGTGGGCGGCGAGAAGGTCGATGCGCTGTCGGTGATCGTGCACCGCGCCAGCGCCCAGTATCGCGGCCGGGAACTCGCCGCCAAGCTGCGCGGCCTGATTCCGCGCCAGATGTTCGACGTGGCGGTGCAGGCGGCGATCGGCTCCCACATCATCGCGCGCGAAACCATCAAGGCGCTGCGCAAGAACGTGCTCGCCAAGTGTTATGGCGGCGACATCACGCGGAAAAAGAAGCTGCTGGAGAAGCAGAAGGAAGGCAAGAAGCGGATGAAGCAGGTGGGCAACGTCGAGATTCCGCAGGAGGCCTTCCTTGCCGTGCTGCGCGTCGATGAAGGCAAATAA
- the lepB gene encoding signal peptidase I — MNFALILFVLLVVTGVLWLADRLVARKRRAADAPSPWWVEYGASFFPVILVVFGLRSFVVEPFKIPSGSMIPTLLVGDFILVNKWTYGIRLPVINKKIIDVKDPQRGEVMVFRYPADPSLDYIKRVVGLPGDKVEYHHKQLKINGQPVPLKEDGNYLHPDRLYYSPQFAEKLGEVEHPILIEKDAPAFVPQVLNFPGRENCTYTGSGVTCTVPPGHYFVMGDNRDASSDSRVWGFVPDANIVGRAFFIWFNFNDLKRIGSFH; from the coding sequence GTGAATTTCGCCCTGATCCTGTTCGTCCTGCTCGTCGTCACCGGTGTGCTGTGGTTGGCCGACCGCCTGGTCGCGCGCAAGCGGCGTGCAGCGGATGCGCCGTCGCCCTGGTGGGTGGAATACGGTGCCAGCTTCTTCCCGGTGATCCTCGTCGTGTTCGGCCTGCGCTCCTTCGTCGTCGAACCGTTCAAGATCCCCTCCGGCTCGATGATTCCGACCCTGCTGGTGGGCGATTTCATCCTGGTCAACAAATGGACCTACGGAATCCGCCTGCCGGTGATCAACAAGAAGATCATCGACGTGAAGGATCCGCAGCGCGGCGAGGTCATGGTGTTCCGCTATCCGGCGGATCCCTCGCTGGATTACATCAAGCGCGTGGTCGGACTGCCGGGAGACAAGGTCGAGTACCACCACAAGCAGTTGAAGATCAACGGCCAGCCGGTGCCGCTGAAGGAAGACGGGAACTATCTCCATCCCGACCGGCTGTACTACTCGCCGCAGTTTGCCGAAAAGCTCGGTGAGGTCGAGCACCCCATCCTGATCGAGAAGGATGCGCCGGCCTTCGTGCCGCAGGTGCTCAATTTCCCCGGGCGCGAAAACTGTACCTATACTGGCAGCGGCGTCACCTGCACTGTTCCGCCCGGACATTATTTCGTGATGGGCGACAACCGCGACGCCAGCAGCGACAGCCGGGTGTGGGGCTTCGTACCCGACGCCAACATCGTCGGTCGCGCGTTCTTCATCTGGTTCAATTTCAACGATCTGAAGCGCATCGGCAGCTTCCACTAA
- a CDS encoding DUF4845 domain-containing protein yields the protein MNRTSQRGISLVGLLIIGAFAVFVLLLGFRSVPAVTEFMAIERIIKVLATEGDNGASPSEMRQGFNKRGEIDNVSSINGADLSIVKEGGKTLIEAEYSRKIPVVANVSLLVDFHASSAD from the coding sequence ATGAACAGGACTTCCCAGCGCGGCATCAGCCTTGTCGGCCTGCTGATCATCGGTGCCTTTGCGGTCTTCGTGCTGCTGCTCGGTTTCCGCTCGGTGCCGGCGGTGACCGAGTTCATGGCGATCGAGCGCATCATCAAGGTGCTGGCCACCGAGGGTGACAACGGCGCCTCGCCGTCCGAGATGCGGCAGGGCTTCAACAAGCGCGGCGAGATCGACAACGTGTCGTCGATCAACGGGGCCGATCTGAGCATCGTCAAAGAGGGTGGCAAGACGCTGATCGAGGCGGAGTATTCGCGCAAGATCCCGGTGGTGGCGAACGTGAGCCTGCTGGTCGATTTCCACGCCTCGAGCGCGGATTGA
- the rnc gene encoding ribonuclease III, whose product MSVEHLQRALGHQFAQPELLQQALTHRSFGQPNNERLEFLGDSILNCVTSIALYERFGGLREGELSRLRAGLVCQDALHRIAVQLKLGDCLRLGEGELKSGGFRRPSILADALEAIFAAVFLDSDFAGAKAVIDRLYAPLLAEVEPGAPAKDPKTALQEWLQGRKSPLPTYVMVQVTGEAHAQEFEVACEVEKHKVRTVGRGTSRRIAEQRAAELALAQLRKK is encoded by the coding sequence ATGTCGGTCGAACACCTGCAGCGTGCGCTCGGTCATCAATTTGCCCAGCCCGAACTGCTGCAGCAGGCACTGACCCACCGCAGTTTCGGTCAACCCAACAACGAACGCCTCGAATTCCTCGGCGACAGCATTCTCAACTGCGTCACCTCCATCGCGCTCTACGAACGCTTCGGCGGGCTGCGCGAGGGTGAGTTGTCCCGTTTGCGGGCAGGCCTGGTATGCCAGGACGCCTTGCACCGGATCGCGGTGCAACTGAAGCTGGGCGATTGCCTGCGATTGGGCGAGGGCGAGCTGAAATCCGGCGGTTTCCGCCGTCCCTCCATCCTCGCCGACGCGCTCGAGGCGATTTTCGCCGCGGTCTTCCTCGATTCCGACTTTGCCGGCGCGAAGGCCGTCATCGACCGCCTCTATGCGCCCTTGCTGGCGGAGGTGGAGCCGGGCGCTCCCGCCAAGGATCCCAAGACGGCGTTGCAGGAGTGGTTGCAGGGGCGCAAGTCGCCGTTGCCCACCTATGTCATGGTCCAGGTCACCGGTGAAGCGCATGCACAGGAATTCGAAGTGGCGTGCGAAGTCGAAAAGCACAAGGTGCGCACCGTGGGGCGCGGTACCAGCCGCCGGATTGCCGAGCAGCGCGCCGCCGAACTCGCGCTTGCCCAGTTGAGGAAGAAATGA